The Drosophila gunungcola strain Sukarami chromosome 3L unlocalized genomic scaffold, Dgunungcola_SK_2 000003F, whole genome shotgun sequence genome contains a region encoding:
- the LOC128258356 gene encoding uncharacterized protein LOC128258356 — MWPLLVPVLLLFNESSWLNPILASIYKEKHHETVLLLRHSQQSNAFSLERLSSPVFNFNEQMDFYVKGSHNNEMLVLFWQTGNSNLDSDLWQALDRSLLNMRTVRVLLLRKWEKVPTIDIANTAEHWRFLHVAVIAHGNRIFRLQPYAPQRWLEIDPEKSPIFVKVRNYHGKDILTLPDQFPPRSIVYRNAKTGGLEMTGYVYKFLLEFTRMYNFTFRWQRPIVPGERLNLILLRNMTLNGTINMPISLCGFETSSRFGVFSNVYVMENWYIMVPRAQQIPTADVYVVVCSKNFLLVLLISYCIFTILDTCFGPLLLQKRVDWSNLMLNERMISGIVGQSFNMSARNTISSRVTNATLFLLGLVLGTLFAAHLKTLLTKRPTSRQISNFEQLRDSHVTVLFEKAEQFYLDDNMWERPIRVIKDRLTFKDTVEYIELRSGLNRSQAFSILTSEWLIVAKRQELFKQPVYTVQPELQIIGTSVLLSLVMQSNSIYEHHINDLIERVQGAGIVEYWKQQTLREMVTLGMISQKDPYTHIAFREFKVGDMFWVWIWLACFLIVAFFIFFIELLVNCPNRKRQ, encoded by the coding sequence ATGTGGCCGCTGCTGGTCCCAGTTTTGCTGCTGTTTAACGAATCCAGTTGGCTAAATCCCATCCTGGCCAGCATCTACAAGGAAAAACACCATGAAACAGTTTTGCTGCTTAGACATAGCCAACAGAGCAATGCATTTAGCTTGGAGAGGCTCTCCTCGccggtttttaatttcaacgAGCAGATGGACTTCTATGTGAAAGGAAGCCACAACAACGAAATGCTGGTTCTGTTTTGGCAGACCGGAAATTCAAACTTGGACTCGGATTTGTGGCAGGCACTTGACCGAAGTCTCTTGAATATGAGGACAGTCAGAGTGCTACTGTTaaggaaatgggaaaaagtCCCAACCATTGACATTGCTAACACAGCGGAACATTGGCGCTTTCTTCATGTGGCTGTGATTGCACATGGAAATAGGATATTTCGACTGCAGCCCTATGCTCCGCAACGATGGCTGGAAATAGACCCAGAAAAATCACCCATCTTTGTTAAAGTTCGGAATTACCATGGCAAAGATATACTGACTCTTCCGGATCAGTTTCCACCACGTTCGATTGTCTATCGAAACGCAAAAACTGGAGGTCTGGAAATGACGGGCTACGTTTACAAGTTTCTACTGGAGTTTACCCGGATGTACAACTTCACTTTTCGGTGGCAGAGACCCATTGTACCAGGTGAGCGGTTGAATTTAATTCTACTTCGAAACATGACCCTCAATGGCACCATCAACATGCCCATTAGCCTTTGTGGCTTTGAGACATCCAGCAGGTTTGGAGTGTTCTCGAACGTGTACGTCATGGAGAACTGGTACATAATGGTTCCGCGAGCCCAGCAAATACCCACCGCCGATGTATATGTGGTGGTGTGTAGCAAAAATTTCCTGCTCGTCCTGTTGATCTCCTACTGTATATTCACCATTCTGGACACCTGTTTTGGACCACTATTGCTCCAGAAACGTGTGGATTGGTCGAACTTGATGCTGAATGAACGTATGATATCGGGTATTGTGGGTCAGTCCTTCAATATGAGTGCCCGGAATACCATCAGTTCGCGGGTAACCAATGCCACTTTGTTTTTACTTGGCCTGGTTCTGGGTACCCTTTTTGCTGCCCACCTGAAGACGCTTCTGACCAAGCGACCCACATCTCGACAAATTTCAAACTTTGAGCAGCTTCGTGATTCCCATGTGACTGTCCTTTTCGAAAAGGCTGAGCAGTTTTACCTAGACGATAACATGTGGGAGCGACCGATTCGAGTCATTAAGGATCGGTTGACTTTCAAAGACACTGTGGAGTATATTGAGCTCAGGAGTGGCCTAAATAGATCACAAGCTTTCTCTATTCTCACATCCGAATGGCTGATTGTGGCCAAAAGGCAGGAGCTCTTCAAACAACCGGTATATACAGTCCAGCCGGAACTACAGATCATCGGTACAAGTGTCTTGCTTTCGCTGGTTATGCAGTCCAACTCCATCTACGAACATCACATCAATGATCTTATCGAACGGGTCCAGGGAGCCGGAATCGTGGAATATTGGAAACAGCAAACGCTGCGGGAAATGGTCACCCTCGGCATGATCTCCCAGAAGGATCCATACACCCACATCGCTTTCCGAGAGTTCAAGGTGGGCGACATGTTCTGGGTCTGGATTTGGTTGGCCTGCTTTTTAATTGTggcatttttcatattttttattgagctTTTGGTGAATTGTCCCAATAGGAAACGCCAATAA